CAAGCCAAGTGAAGAATTACTTTTATATCAAATTATACTGAACATAGCCACAGTAATGGAATACTTTATTCAGATTTGTTCCTATTATAATACCTTGTAGTGCTTAATATTCTACACAGTGAAGCGGTAACTGACTGGTTTCAGTGTCTATATCAACATCAATCCAACTATATTTCTGTTACTCATTTTCAGTGACTCACAATACACAATGCTATGCACTGTTCATGAATAATTTGACCCTTAAATTCACTGATTGTATTTATAACTAGCTAACATATTGCACCGCCTATGTTAATCTACTATAGTTATCATAGAAATGACATAGAATAGTTTTCCTTTATCAGAATACCAAATATTCCATCACATATGTTTGTTGCTCTTATCTATCCATCTCTTAAAAAGTATATTTTCAGAaaaggtctccctctctctgtgtccttaaCCTCACCTTTCTCCTCACATCCATAGCCACACCTCAAAACTAGGTAGCACTTTATTTCGCACCACTATTtaaggtatggtaactgctcggcctctgaccacaaggtgctacagagggtagtgcatatggcccagtacatcaagcttcctgccatcctggacctcctacaccaggcggtgtcagacgaaggtcctaaaaattgccaaagactccagccaccctcgtcattgactattctctctgctatcgcacggcaagcggtacggagctccaagtctaggtccaaaaggcttcttgtTAAgaataacagcttctacccccaagccataaggctgccgaacagctaacctgtacccccacacattgacttggtaccggtaccccctgtataaagcctcgttattgttattttattgttgctcttttatttttaactttggtttatttagtaaatattttcttaactcttatttttcttaactgcattgttggttaagggcttgtaagtaagcatttcacggtaaggtctacacttgttgtatttggcgcatgtgacaaatataatctgatttgattttgaatagcagTTAAACGTGTACTGTCAAATAAAGTGCCAGCCGAAGCTTAGATCCAGGCTGGTGCCACAGCTGTCAGTCACTTTTTAAACTGGGTCACATGCTTAGTCCAAATGTAGGTCAGTGGTGTTGTGTGTTTTCCTAAACGCGCTGGGTAGAACATGGTGTAGAATGTAGCATAAGCCGTTGCAGTAGGATTACAGTAACTTCAACTTCCTCATCTGACTGACTGTATGTGGCAAGGCCCCAAGAAACGTGAACAGGGGAAAAAAATTGAAATACTTTGATCAAGTCCATCCATTTTACAAGGTTAACCAGTTTTCCTGCTTTTCAGCACATATTTTTGACAGCCTTTCATCTTCTCACTTTAGGCAGGGAATTATGCTTTTTGATGGAATACAACCTTCTGTTTCATTATGTGTTTTCATACCGCACGTGTTCTTCATTTGTTTGTTGAAGGCAGTTTTTAGAAGGCCTAATCTACCTGTTAGTAAGGCTTTCAACCCATCAGTATTGAAGGAATGAGGTGAATAACAATGGAAAGGAAATTTTCTAATAAAATGAATAAGatttccctgctctctccctgtccctctcagaGGTGTCCCCGGTGCTGGCGGGCTTCCTGGGCGCCGGGGTCCTGGTGGTCTCGGTCACAGTGGCCGTCTTCCTCTGGACCTGCTGCCAGCGTCGCTACCGCCAGATGACGGGCAGCTACAAGCTCCAATCGGGACCCTGCGACCCGTCCGTGGACCCGCCCTACAAGTTTATCCACATGCTCAAGGGAATCAGCATCTACCCGGAGACACTCAGTAACAAGAAGATCGTCCGCGTGGGTCGACGCCCGGGCTCCTCGGGAAATGGCGGCGGATCCGGCGTCGAGTGGGGTCGTAATGGCGagcgaggaagagggggaggaagggtgaTGCTGGTGGACGCTGACCCAGAAACGGGCCTGCTCAACGGCTCCACCCACCTGCAGATGAGTCACCTGCTGCCTCCTGCTGGACAGCCCAGGATAGAGCGGGCGCTGCCCATCCGAGCCGACTACTGCTGCCTGGAGAGCAGCTCTGGAGgtaacagcagtagcagtagctgtGATGCCAGCAAGACAGCCTCGCCCTTTACCCCGTGCCAGGGGGAGGGCACCACCACGCCGCACGCTGCCCTAGGTACCCTCAGCCTGTCCGTGGACTACAACTTCCCCAAGAAGGCGCTGGTGGTGACCATTGTTGGCGCCCAGGGTCTGCCGGCCGTGGACGAGCAGGCAGGTAGCTCGGACCCCTACGTGAAGATGACCATACTGCCAGAAAAGAAGCATCGGGTCAAGGTGAGTCTGGTTCCTCTGGAGGTTTCTTCCTACCTACAGGGTTGATCCTTGATTTGCTTTgttgggtttagggtttaggtatTTGGGGTTGCGGTCCCAATTAGCCTAATACTTTTATTATTGAATTATTTTAATTTTCATTATTACAGGATTAGATAAAAATAataacattcttttttttttaagtatgcaAACATGATTGGGGCCCTGGGCAAGAAAAGTTTGAAGACCCCTGCATTATCCCTCTCATTTTGCATTGTAAAAGAGTTGTGTcactgtaactgttactgtaagTGTAACTGTTTAAATGCTATTGTCACAATAGCAACCAGACTGCAATATGTTGCTCTACAGACCCGCGTCCTGAGGAAGACCTTGGAGCCAGTGTTTGACGAGACGTTTACGTTCTACGGCGTGGCCTACAGCACACTGCCCGACCTCACACTGCACTTCCTGGTGCTCAGCTTTGACCGCTTCGCCCGTGATGATGTCATCGGGGAGGCGGCAGTGCCTCTGGCCGGGGTGGACCCCAGCACGGGACGAGTTCACATCACCCAACAGATCAGCAAGAGACACATCCAGGTGAGGAAGGgaaagggaaggatggagggaggagagaaggaattACTTGtatttattacctttatttaaatatgTTATTAAGAACATTCTCTTTTACAATCATGACAAAAGACACATCCTGGTTAGAGAATGGGAATTAGGaatggagagaaggggaaggagggagagaggagaaaccgGATGAAAGTGAGAGGCATTTTTTTATTGAGAGGAATACAGGTGAGGAATCGAGGGATGGAGGTTAGATGATGAAAAAGACTCTAGAATGAGGGCCGGATGAAAAGAAGGGAGAAGGGGGAAAGATGATGGAATGGGGTGTGGTAAAAGAGAGCAATTC
This genomic interval from Salmo salar chromosome ssa27, Ssal_v3.1, whole genome shotgun sequence contains the following:
- the syt11a gene encoding synaptotagmin-11a, whose translation is MTEITNLRPAYEVSPVLAGFLGAGVLVVSVTVAVFLWTCCQRRYRQMTGSYKLQSGPCDPSVDPPYKFIHMLKGISIYPETLSNKKIVRVGRRPGSSGNGGGSGVEWGRNGERGRGGGRVMLVDADPETGLLNGSTHLQMSHLLPPAGQPRIERALPIRADYCCLESSSGGNSSSSSCDASKTASPFTPCQGEGTTTPHAALGTLSLSVDYNFPKKALVVTIVGAQGLPAVDEQAGSSDPYVKMTILPEKKHRVKTRVLRKTLEPVFDETFTFYGVAYSTLPDLTLHFLVLSFDRFARDDVIGEAAVPLAGVDPSTGRVHITQQISKRHIQCVSRGELLVSLSYQPVTHRLNVVVLKAKHLPRMDITGLSGNPYVKVNVFYSHKRIAKKKTHVKKCTLNPVFNESFIYDVPAELLADISVEFLVVDFDRTTKNEVVGRLVLGGQSLMPTGVTHWREVCDNPRRQIAKWHTLGEY